The following proteins are encoded in a genomic region of Streptomyces lunaelactis:
- a CDS encoding ISL3 family transposase, which translates to MREVLLRLEELLFLADPGVMVESVEDDGEVIRVGVKCRTAGARCPGCGSWSGRVHGSYLRFPADLPVAGRRVVLRLRVRRFTCEDISCGRRTFVEQVAGLTRRYSPQTERMRSVLAEVGLALAGRAGARLADVLGARVSRNTVLRLVEALPEPQPQVPRVVGVDEYAMRKGRVYGTVLVDVETRKPVDLLPDREAGTVAAWLADHPGIEIVCRDRAPYFAEGARIGAPTAVQVADRFHLWRNLGEAAERCVSRHRPCLRATFAESAPEKAPAPEPAESGSLWPTGHRFADRTRAKHATVHALLATGHSRRSIQRQLGMTYRTVQRLADAARPEDLFQGQWQNRRTKLDDFKPYLHERWAEGCTNAWTLWEEIKTHGYTGGYGAVRAHVQPFRTSPTAPAARPPSPRTVTGWILTHPDTLPESERLKLKSVLAGCPELDALTGHVRAFGKMLTQLQGDQLPQWIKAVRADDLPSLHAFVNGLERDLAAVTAGLTLPWSSGIVEGHVNRIILWNPSCQVAPRSLPLRISAGRLGSGPEDSAAVDMGISGFKPSFLVGIEAVRQAHGSRLAALVGRRLTGCALVRFVEDGDWFADCPVVLDFDGFQVEVCHSKLDELSIGWNTIDTAATIAGWEWFELTPQWSHGDERLDPFVGQELREVALLEWWPADRDLAAGTVAVEFAFAKGCLRIVNGLDENRIEIGAAQPAYIRHRLGR; encoded by the coding sequence GTGCGCGAGGTACTGCTCCGGCTGGAAGAGCTGCTCTTCCTGGCGGATCCGGGGGTCATGGTGGAGTCGGTGGAGGATGATGGCGAGGTGATCCGAGTCGGTGTCAAATGCCGGACGGCCGGGGCTCGGTGCCCAGGCTGCGGAAGCTGGTCGGGGCGGGTGCACGGCTCTTACCTGCGGTTTCCCGCTGACCTCCCCGTGGCGGGACGGCGGGTGGTGCTGCGGCTTCGTGTCCGGCGCTTCACGTGCGAAGACATCTCCTGCGGACGGCGGACGTTCGTCGAGCAGGTTGCGGGCCTGACCCGGCGGTACAGCCCGCAGACCGAACGAATGCGGTCGGTGCTGGCCGAGGTCGGCCTCGCCCTGGCCGGTCGCGCCGGTGCCCGGCTGGCCGATGTCTTGGGGGCGAGGGTCAGCCGGAACACGGTCCTGCGGTTGGTCGAGGCTCTCCCGGAGCCCCAGCCACAGGTCCCGCGTGTGGTCGGCGTCGACGAGTACGCGATGCGCAAGGGCCGTGTCTACGGGACCGTGCTGGTCGACGTCGAGACCCGCAAGCCGGTTGACCTGCTGCCGGATCGCGAGGCAGGCACTGTCGCGGCCTGGTTGGCCGATCACCCGGGGATCGAGATCGTCTGCCGCGACCGCGCCCCGTACTTCGCCGAGGGTGCCAGGATCGGGGCACCCACCGCGGTCCAGGTCGCCGACCGATTCCACCTCTGGCGCAACCTCGGCGAAGCGGCCGAGCGGTGCGTCTCCCGCCACCGCCCGTGCCTCCGTGCGACCTTCGCCGAGTCGGCGCCGGAGAAGGCTCCGGCTCCGGAACCGGCCGAGAGTGGGTCGCTATGGCCCACCGGGCACCGGTTCGCCGACCGCACCCGCGCCAAGCACGCCACCGTCCACGCGCTGCTGGCCACCGGCCACAGCCGACGCTCGATCCAGCGACAGCTCGGCATGACCTACCGCACCGTCCAACGGCTGGCCGACGCCGCAAGGCCGGAAGACCTGTTCCAGGGACAGTGGCAGAACCGCAGGACCAAGCTCGACGACTTCAAGCCCTACCTGCACGAGCGATGGGCCGAGGGCTGCACGAACGCCTGGACCCTCTGGGAAGAGATCAAGACGCACGGCTACACCGGCGGCTACGGAGCCGTCCGTGCCCACGTCCAGCCGTTCCGCACATCCCCGACCGCACCTGCGGCCCGTCCGCCGTCCCCACGCACGGTCACCGGCTGGATCCTGACTCACCCCGACACCCTGCCGGAGAGCGAGCGTCTGAAGCTCAAATCCGTTCTAGCCGGCTGCCCTGAACTCGATGCCCTCACCGGGCACGTCCGCGCGTTCGGGAAGATGCTCACCCAGCTCCAGGGTGACCAGCTCCCGCAATGGATCAAGGCGGTCCGCGCCGACGACCTGCCCAGCCTCCACGCCTTTGTCAACGGCCTCGAACGCGATCTCGCCGCTGTCACCGCCGGCCTGACACTGCCGTGGAGTTCCGGCATCGTCGAAGGCCACGTCAACCGGATCATTCTGTGGAATCCAAGCTGTCAAGTGGCACCGAGAAGCCTGCCGCTTCGAATATCTGCTGGCCGGTTGGGCAGCGGGCCGGAAGACTCAGCTGCTGTGGACATGGGGATCTCTGGTTTCAAGCCGTCCTTCCTGGTCGGGATCGAGGCGGTTCGGCAGGCTCACGGATCACGTCTGGCGGCGCTTGTTGGTAGGCGGCTGACGGGGTGCGCCCTGGTGCGCTTCGTCGAGGACGGAGACTGGTTCGCCGACTGCCCGGTGGTGCTGGACTTCGATGGCTTCCAGGTGGAGGTTTGCCACTCGAAGCTCGACGAACTCTCGATCGGCTGGAACACGATCGACACCGCAGCGACCATCGCTGGGTGGGAGTGGTTCGAGCTCACGCCCCAGTGGTCCCACGGCGATGAACGCCTCGACCCCTTCGTCGGCCAGGAACTGCGCGAGGTCGCGCTGCTTGAGTGGTGGCCAGCAGACCGTGACCTGGCAGCCGGAACGGTGGCGGTGGAGTTCGCTTTCGCCAAGGGCTGTCTGCGGATCGTCAACGGCCTCGACGAGAACCGCATCGAGATCGGTGCGGCCCAGCCGGCATACATCCGACACAGGCTGGGCCGCTGA